The Phoenix dactylifera cultivar Barhee BC4 chromosome 17, palm_55x_up_171113_PBpolish2nd_filt_p, whole genome shotgun sequence genome contains a region encoding:
- the LOC103717609 gene encoding trans-cinnamate:CoA ligase, peroxisomal-like → MGPPSFHHQPVDLPTPYKLLIPSLPASHLLRFFFSSLLLLYIPPNILAPSSKTSSTAENTRQIPMDQLLKCQANYVPLSPITFLQRAAAVYSDRTSVVYERIRFTWKQTYDRCLRMASSLRSLNVSKNDVVSVLAPNVPAMYEMHFAVPMAGAVLNTINTRLDAANIATILKHSEAKVFFVDYQYVRLARDSLKHLIDDGAPLPLVVVIDDVDAPTGIRLGELEYEKLIARGDPKCPPTPLYDEWDPIALNYTSGTTSAPKGVVYSHRGAFLSTLSLLLQWEVGSEPVYMWSLPMFHCNGWTFTWGMAARGGANVCIRATTARDMYRAIGDHRVTHMCCAPIVFNILLEASPAERRPLIAPVHVLTGGAPPPAPLLEKIERLGFRVTHAYGLTEATGPALVCEWREEWNRRPVDEQARLKARQGISVLTLADVDVKDPETMQSIPRDGKSLGEIVLRGSSIMKGYYKNRDATEAAFRDGWFLTGDVGVIHPDGYVEIKDRSKDVIISGGENISSVEVETILYQHPMVLEAAVVAMPHPHWGETPCAFLKLKKEYCEQGSIQEEDIISYCRNSMSRFMVPKKVVFMEELPKTSTGKIQKFQLREMARGLKVTGRNGRTPQGGAAPQGKAQVAYVNGNNGHGQPEAQEQVLAMSRL, encoded by the exons ATGGGCCCACCAAGCTTCCATCATCAGCCAGTAGATCTCCCAACACCATATAAACTCCTCATCCCCTCGCTTCCAGCTTCACATCTTCTTCGTTTCTTCTTCTCCAGTTTGCTGCTTCTATATATCCCCCCCAACATCCTCGCCCCCTCTTCCAAAACTTCCTCAACCGCAGAAAACACTCGGCAGATACCAATGGATCAACTCCTCAAATGCCAAGCTAACTATGTCCCTCTCAGCCCCATCACCTTTCTGCAGAGGGCTGCTGCTGTTTACTCCGATCGCACTTCCGTCGTGTACGAACGAATCCGATTCACCTGGAAACAGACGTACGATCGCTGCCTGCGCATGGCCTCATCCCTCCGATCTCTAAATGTTTCCAAGAATGATGTG GTATCTGTGCTCGCCCCCAATGTTCCAGCTATGTACGAGATGCACTTCGCCGTGCCCATGGCCGGTGCAGTGCTGAACACCATAAACACCCGGCTCGACGCGGCCAACATCGCCACCATTCTAAAGCACTCGGAGGCGAAGGTGTTCTTCGTGGACTACCAATACGTCCGGCTCGCCCGCGACTCCCTCAAGCACTTAATCGACGACGGCGCACCCTTGCCTTTAGTTGTCGTCATCGATGACGTCGATGCCCCGACTGGCATCCGGCTCGGCGAGCTAGAGTACGAGAAGCTCATCGCAAGAGGCGATCCCAAGTGCCCTCCAACCCCTCTCTACGATGAGTGGGATCCCATAGCTCTCAATTACACCTCCGGCACGACCTCGGCGCCGAAAGGCGTGGTCTACAGCCACCGGGGAGCTTTCCTGAGTACTTtgagcctcctcctccagtggGAGGTGGGGAGCGAGCCGGTGTACATGTGGTCGCTCCCCATGTTCCACTGCAACGGGTGGACCTTCACTTGGGGCATGGCGGCGCGCGGCGGCGCCAACGTGTGCATCCGGGCGACCACCGCCCGCGACATGTACCGCGCCATCGGCGACCACCGCGTCACGCACATGTGCTGCGCCCCCATCGTCTTCAATATCCTCCTGGAGGCCAGCCCCGCCGAGCGCCGCCCGCTCATCGCCCCGGTCCACGTGCTCACTGGCGGCGCCCCGCCACCGGCGCCGCTCCTTGAGAAGATCGAACGACTTGGCTTCCGCGTCACCCACGCGTACGGCCTCACGGAGGCGACCGGGCCGGCGCTGGTCTGCGAGTGGCGCGAAGAATGGAACCGCCGCCCGGTCGACGAGCAAGCCCGGCTCAAAGCGCGGCAGGGCATCAGCGTGCTGACGCTCGCCGACGTCGACGTGAAAGACCCCGAAACCATGCAAAGCATCCCCCGGGACGGGAAGTCGCTCGGAGAGATAGTTCTCCGAGGGAGCAGCATCATGAAAGGTTACTACAAGAATCGCGACGCCACCGAGGCCGCATTTAGAGATGGTTGGTTCCTCACCGGCGACGTGGGGGTTATCCACCCCGACGGCTATGTCGAGATAAAGGACCGATCGAAGGACGTCATCATATCCGGCGGCGAGAACATCAGTAGCGTCGAGGTAGAGACGATCCTCTACCAGCATCCCATGGTGCTCGAGGCGGCGGTGGTGGCCATGCCACACCCGCACTGGGGGGAAACACCTTGTGCGTTCCTAAAACTAAAGAAAGAGTACTGCGAACAAGGGAGTATCCAAGAAGAGGATATCATATCCTATTGCAGGAATAGCATGTCCAGGTTTATGGTGCCGAAGAAGGTGGTGTTCATGGAGGAGTTGCCGAAGACTTCCACGGGGAAGATCCAAAAGTTTCAGCTAAGGGAGATGGCTCGTGGCCTCAAGGTGACGGGGAGAAACGGCCGGACGCCGCAAGGAGGGGCGGCGCCGCAGGGGAAGGCCCAGGTGGCTTACGTTAACGGTAATAACGGTCACGGCCAGCCCGAGGCACAAGAGCAAGTCTTAGCCATGTCTCGCCTTTGA